The following DNA comes from Miscanthus floridulus cultivar M001 chromosome 5, ASM1932011v1, whole genome shotgun sequence.
TACTTGTGCTCAAATTCAGTTATGAATGCATCCCATTCAGTGGAGCAATTATATCAAATAAGTAAGAGTAGGTTCTTTGTCAGAGTTATGTTCTGTTTGGTGTTTTCCACTTCTACTGTTTGAATAGCTACTGTGCAATATGCTCTGCTTTTTTTCTTTGATCACGCAAAAGGTTTGCGCGTCTTTGTATTAAGGTAGAGAAAAAGTTCGATACAACACGCCTTCGGGCGCCCTATGGGGTCAGTAAAGATTTACATTGAAGCTCATAGCCTCTCTAGTGTACTGCTTCTATTTCATCAAGTTAACTGGGTTAGTATTgccaaagctttctaccgatatTGCTCAGACTTATTTTCCGAACAGATAAGCATCCTGGGCAGTGGATCTTGGGCGGAGGTTGGAACAATGATTTTTGGGGAGGTGAACTCCCTGCTGCTGCTTGGTTGGATGATATATCACCTGATAATCCAGTGTGTTTTCAAACTTGTGCGTTGGACCTTTTTTGAGAAGCCATGATAACAGGGATAGCAAGTGACTTACTATTTCAAATGCAGGTTTGGCTCTCTCGCATGGATGGTCATATGGGAGTAGCCAATTCATTAGCTATGAAGATTGCTGGGATTGACAAAAACACAAACGATCCAATTGGTGGAACTATAATACGAACAACCGAAGGAGGTAACACGACTAATTAACATGGGTCTTGGCCAGCCAATGTAACTTATTTTTTATGCTTCTCATCGCCAAAAAGACGGGATTCTGCTTCAACTACTCAATATGCCTTCTATCAGTTTATTCACATGCTAATTTTTCAAGAATGTTGTGattaggacgacaacaacaacaacaaagcctttaagtcccaaataagttggggtaggctagagttgaaacccaacagaagcaatcaaggttcaggcacgtgaatagctatcttccaagcactcctatctaaggctaagtctttgggtatattccatcctttcaagtctccttttattgcctctacccaagtcaacttcggtcttcctctgcctctcttcacgttactgtcctgacttaggattccactacgcaccggtgcatctggaggtctccgttgcacatgtccaaaccatctcaaccggtgttggacaagcttttcttcaattggcgctacccctaatctctcacgtatatcatcgttccgaactcgatcccttcttgtatgaccgcaaatccaacgcaacatacgcatttccgcgacacttagctgttgaatatgtcgtcttttcgtaggccaacattctgcaccatacaacatagcaggtctaatcgccgtcctataaaacttgccttttagcttctgtggtacccttttgtcacataggacaccagacgcttgccgccacttcatccaccctgctttgattctatggctaacatcttcatcaatatccccgtccctctgtagcattgatcctaaatatcgaaaggtatccttcctaggcactacttgaccttccaaactaacatcttcctcctcccgagtagtagtgccgaagtcacatctcatatactcagttttagttctactaagtctaaaacctttggactccaaagtctcccgccataactccagtttctgattcactcctgtccggctttcatcaactagcactacatcgtccgcgaaaagcatacaccaagggatgtccccttgtatgtcccttgtgacctcatccatcactaaagcaaacaaataagggctcaaagctgacccttgatgtagtcctatcctaatcgggaagtcatctgtgtctccatcacttgttcgaactctagtcaatGTTGTGATTAGGAATGACCAAATTATCTGTCCTCTATTATTACTTGTAGAGCCTTCTGGTCTTCTAGTTAATACTGCTATGAGGCTTATATTTGATGTCATTGAAAAAGTTTCTAACCATGAAAGAAGAGAGGCTCTTCTTAGAGCAAGTAAACATGCCCTAATGAGGGGAGTGACTACTGTTGTTGATGTTGGAAGTTACTTCCCTGGGGCCTCAACCGAGAAAACTTGGCAAGATTTTGCAGGTATTCTGTAATACCTACGCTTGCATTGCATGGACAAGAATTAGAAGGATTCATTTGTCTTATTTTATCTATGACCTTCTTTGGACTCCTGGCATACCGACATAAGTATTGATATCACTACAGACATCTATAAATGGGCTCACTCAATGGAAAAAATGGTTATTAGAGTATGCTTATTCTTCCCAATGCCCACATGGTCTCGTGTTTCCGTAAGTTTGCTTCTGGAAGCATGACTACCTCTTCTGTGTTATTTGTTTACTTTATGTGAATATAACACATTTGTTGCTTTTAGGATCTTTTTGATGAACATGGTCGATCGCTAAGTCAGTGGATCCATCTAGGTGGTGTTAAAGCTTTCCTTGATGGTTCTCTGGGTTCTTCAAGCGCATTGTTCCACGATGTAAACAGTTTATCCCTCCCTCTTGTAGTTGTAGTAGACTTTAaacttttattttatttgtttaggTTTTTTAATGGATTTTTACAGCCTTATGAGGGTGATCCTGGTAATTATGGTCTGCAAGTGACAGATTTCGACAGCTTACTTAATAGAACACTAGAATCTGACAAATCTGGACTCCAGGTAGACATTTTTCCTTTTGATATGCCCTCTATCCTTCAGTTTAACTACCATCATTCTAGAAATTTAAAATAATGTTTTTTTTCTTCAGGTTGCCATACATGCAATTGGGGATAAAGCTAATGACATGCTACTGGATATGGTTGACAAGGTTGTTGATTTAAATGGAGTGAAGGACCGTAGATTCCGGGTATGTTCTGATAGCTACTTCAGATTTGTTTCTTTCCCTCGCACTCTGCTTAGTATTTATTGTTTTAGAACAAACTCACTCTGCTTAGTAGAATTTGAATTGAATATTTGCGTATGGAATCAGATTGAGCATGCCCAACATCTGGCTCCAGGTGCAGCAAACCGCTTTGGGAAGCATGGTATCATTGCATCCGTGCAGGTAAACTATTCCAGTATTCCGTCCCATTCCTACTTTATATTCGGTATATTTTGCTTCACAAATCAGATTGTGCACTGCAATCTTCAGCTCCTGAAGTATCTGCTTTATTATCGACAGCCAGATCATCTACTAGATGATGCCAACTCTGCTGGAAACAAGATTGGGGTCGAACGGGCTGAGCGAAGCTCCTACACATTCCGATCACTGTTAGATGGCGGTGCACAGCTAGCTTTTGGTTCTGACTGGCCTGTACGTAATTCTGCAGACATTTCAGTAATGTTTTTCAGTTACCATATAGTCAGCTACCAGGTTTTTTCAGTTACCATATAGTCAGCTACCAGGTATATTGTCACTGTCTTTCAGGTTTCAGACATCAACCCCTTGCAAGCTATCCGAACCGCAATGTTCCGTAAGCCTCCTGGATGGGAGGTCCCCTGGATCCCTGCAGAGCGCTTGACCCTGGATGAATCACTGAAAGCGTAAGTTTATTTCCGGTCATTGCAATGCCAAGCTCGTTTCCCCTGCTAATGGATTGGTCTCTCACTCTGACGAACACACAGGCATACGATGTCTGCTGCCTACGCCTGCTTCCTGGACCATGCCGTGGGCAGCCTTTCTGAAGGGAAATACGCCGATTTTGTGGTGCTGCCCTCAACATCATGGGACGAATTCTCCAACGGTGTGCCGGGGCAGGTCCTGGCGACGTACGTGAGCGGCAGGCAGGCCTATCCATCATAGATAGCAGTGCTAGGAAGATCTGCGATGCACGTACTGACGAACACGTTGTGTAGGATTATTACTACCATTCTTTGGAAATCAATGGCTGCAATACTGTAATCAACATTCTCCACGATAGGACCTGTAACATTTTTCTGAGAGATTTTAGATACTGCTATAAAAGGAAAGATTCACTTGGAAATAAATGTTCTTGCAAGGGACTTCGGTGTCTAACGAATCAGCTCGAAAACTCACTGAAAGAATAGTTTCGTAAACACACACGTGATGTACCGAGTTTAGTGGACACTTACTGAACATCCCCTGGTTTTGAAATGTTCTTGGTAGCCTTTGATTTGAACCACCAGCTTTTTGTTGCTGACTTGGCCTAAAAGGAAGAGCTAGAGCCAGGTGTAACTTTCAAATGGCTGTAGTAGTACACACGGGTTGTCTGGCTGAGACCGACTGATCGTTGAAACTTGAAAGTGAAACGCGCACGTGTAATATCAtataatcggcctgttcgcttgttagtTTTAGCTAGCCCAAATCAGCTAGtcaatagtattttcctctcacaacaaactagcatcAATCAGCTCAAATCAATTCAAAAACCAACCAGTGAACAGGCCAAATATATAATATGACCAAAGAGTTCAACGAATGACGTTGGATGTGAGCTACTACCGGTCGAGGCCACACGAGGACTGATTCTCCACTCGGCTTTGCTCAGCGCAGCTGCTCTGGAAGCTAGCTTCGGCTGCTGATTGGTTTGATTGGACAGGACTGCTaccgttcctctctctctcttgtattcAAGAAAACCGGAAAGATTGCATGCTAGACGAGAGCGTGTTTAGTTTCCACCTAAAAtttaaaaaagtgctacagtacttatcacatcgaatctttcgaTACATGTATAGAACATTAAATGTAAacggaaaaaaactaattgtacaatttgattggaaattgcgagacgaacgttttgagcctaattagtccacgattgaacactatttatcaaataaaaacaaaagtgctacagtagcccaaattttCAAATTTGGCAACTAAACACGCTCCGAGTATGGTTTTGGGACTTCCATTGGCACGCAATTTGGAGCGGTGGGAATCAAAGtgtctgtttagttcccaaaattttgcaaattttttcaagattccccgtcacatcgaatctttggacgcatgtatgaagcattaaatataaataaaaaataaaactaattacacagtttagacaaaattcacgagacgaatcgtttaagcctaattagactatgattggacactaattaccaaataacaacgaaagtgctacaataccatTTCCCAAAAGATTTCGCCAACTAGACAAGGCCAAAATACAAGGCAACAGCCCACAGTTTACTGAAATTGACGCATTGGTGGCAACAGGTAATATGGTCCATATGGATAGGTTCAATGCAGGGAGAACAGTCAACTTCCTTCGAATTCTAAGAACAGTCAACTTCCTTCTAGTTCCAATAGGAGGAAGACTCGAAGCCAGGAGCAAGAGAGTCTTATTAAGATAAGCAACAGCACCGACATAAGTGTAGGGACGGTGGCGGGTTGAGTTAGGTGTGGGTAGATTAACTATCCACCCTTGAAAATTTTTCAAACATGTAAATTTTATATTCGCATAGAGCATTTTACATctatatggtacaagttgggtaAGATAAGTGCGGTTTAGAGCGCCACAGAACAGATAGAATTCATTATATTTCAAGGAGTTAAATACACCGGCGGCCCTTTAACTTATCGGCCTGTGCCACTTTGGTTCATGAACTTACAAACTCGAAAATTCGGCCCCTGAACTTGTCAACTTGTTTACCGAAGGCCCATTTCCTGTCCAGTGCGGCCTCTAGTCGACAGTAGCAGTGCCAGCGTATCGGTCGCTTGGTTCTGGCGGGATTTTTGCCGCTCTTGGACGTTGGCAATCTTGTAGAGGACACCTCAAGTTCTGCTGAAAAGGGCAACTAACCCACTGTTTGTATCtgccctctctctctccataTATTATGTTATCAATGCATCTGTCAGTAATTTCAGTAATGCATGTACAGCAAAATGATGTTCACAGATCAAACAATGTGAATTCCTCAAGATGGAAAATAGGCCATAGAATTAAAGCATGATTTATTAGTCACAGATTCTGTGTCCATCAACCATTTCCTAAGGACCTGCAAGTCCTGGATGTAAGCCACTAACTTACTACTATCTTACCGTGCTTATATGGAAGAACCAAAAGATGTATTTATCTTCCCTGATCTGACTAGAAGAACCAAAAGGAAGCAAAATAATCCTAAACATCAACTAAGACGTTTTTGTTGCTGCTTTATAAGTTCACATAAACTAGCCAGTGATGATATTGACCTATACAAAAGCATCAGATCACATTACAGACCACATTCACATGTCTTCAAGCCTTCTTGTCTTGGTAGTTGTGGTCTTCTTGGTCTTGCCTCGCTGATTAGATGGCCCAGTAGGTGCATTGCGCTTCAACCTTGCTCTTCCTACCTTGGTTGTAGTAGTAGGGGGGACTGGCCTTATAGTTGGTTGGTTGGTGCTGATGAATGTGCAATCTGGCAATAGTTCCTTCTAAAGTTGCCTTTTGCTTGTTTGTGAACACTGTATGACAGCAAGTTAGGTGGTGTTCATTTCAATTTGAGAAAGTGGACCAAGTTTGTGAGTACTTACATCTACATACAGTTGAGAAAACAAAGTTCCTGTCATTTGTGATAGTAGTGGTTGGCTCCCCTCTCCAAACTGCATGGAAGCCTGCTAAATTTGTGGGACATGAAAGTAGTGTATGAATTATAAATTGAATTGACATGATAATTAGTCTGACATACCTAACTGGTAATTGGTTCTTCATAACCATCAGTTGATCCTCTTCCTTAGCCATGCTCCACATTTGGGTTGCTTTTAGGATGTTGTTCAGGCCTGATCCCAGCCTTCCTCAGCTTACAACCACCCCTGTTATGCCCTTCTATTCCACAATAAGAGCAAGTAATCACAGTACCATGCTTGGACATTTTGGGACCAAACTTGCCCATGACTTCATGAGGTTGCTTCCTTCTGTTCTTGGGTGGCCTGCCAACTTTTTTCTCATAGATTGGTGGAAGTACATTTGGTCCTTGAACTTTCTGTCCACATGCTCCTATCTTTACAAGGATAAATCTTGGGACCATATGCTTTCAGGTAGGTTGCAGTAGAGTAGCACTCATGAACCATGGACTCAGGAGGAATTCTCTCTAACCTCAAACAAGATATAGCATGAGAGCAAGGGATACCAGTCAGCTCCCACCTCCTGTAATCATATTGCCTAATGCCTAGGTCCACTGTGTATTGTCTATCCACCACATTGACCTGAAAAATGCCATTACTAGCAGGCTGTGCATAACAGGTGTTTGCCCACTGAGAATTCTTATGAAGTTTCTTCCTTATCTTGGGGCAAATAGGACCATCCCACACAGTCCCTACATCCTTATCCTTTGTATGATATCCTTGTCATCAGTTATGTCTTCACTTGCTCTAACATGCTcaagataggcatttctttatCATCTAGTATGTATTTATTGAACACCTCACAACTATTGTTTAGTAGAATATCATACTTGGAGAAAGTGCTAAAGAAAGCCCTAACCCAAGTATTTGGTGGCATCTTTTCTAGCCATTCAAAAGCTTTTTGGTTAAGGACCTTCATCTTCTCCATGTTCTCATTCCACCTAACTACTATGCAACAGCTGGTACTAGACCCCCTGTAAATGGACAAGAACAGATTAGCATGAATACTACAGCTGTAAGTTAAGAAGATGTACAAAAGCTGGTATGTTCTGTTTGTCAGTCATGATAGTCCATGGGTATGTGTTTTCAATGCCTAGGTCTTGCTTCAATGTTTCCAAGAACCACTTCCAAGTAGCCAGAGACTCAACTTCTACAACTCCAAATGCAATTGGATAAATGCAGTCATTTGGATCAATTCCAATTGTAGTGAGCATTATCCCTCCATGCTTAGTCTTAAGGTGGCAACCATCTAGGTAGATTATAGGTATACAACCAGCTAGGAAGCCCCTCTTACAGGCATCCAAAGAAACATACAAGGATAAGAATTGGTTTCCAGCAAGATTAAGATAGACAGTTTACTTCGGGTAGTGAAGCAATTGGGTTTGCCACTATGTCATCCCAGTTTATGCTAGGCATGTTGTTATCATGATCAAAATAGACAGTAAGGTTCTTCacatgtaacacctctagtgttatgagctcgctaagcactgagattatggcctgagagatagatctataaatatagtgagttagtttacttaaatgcgctaatgaaaatcctaacaagaaaataagaaaagtagttttaattgtttggcaccaaaagcaatttctataaacaagaataaaacataacttgtatttagtacttaaataaaaaaattgaagtacaagtttagtagatgtaaatgaaacattaacttttggaaaatagatgttgttaactagtgttttgggagctctaaaatctaacttgacgttaagataagctcttttcgttaagttgAATAAACACTTGAGTTTAGGTTTAACGTAccattttggcgaattatattgagcaaaatagttaaatagtgtTTAAATACCTTGCTCCTACCAGTTAGTACGAAGTATGGACTAGGTCATGGTACAATTGTTAGTTGAATCCGGTAAGGTTTAGACCCTTTAAAAATTATGGCAAAAGCgctaaaggttgttagttctaacTGAACCTTTGAATTCCCTAAGTCTGAAATGATAATAAACAATGTTATGTTGACatttaaattccaacaaaaatgCCTAAACACTAACTTCATGTTTTCACATAGTTAGTTGCATCAAAGTGAATACTTGGGTAGGGTGCAGTCCCTGAGTGGGCTGGAGTTGTCATGGCGTTCGCAAGAATGTCCCCAACATCGCTAGAATGCACTTGCGGTTAGGTTTTGGCACTCCGTTCATGAATCGGCGCCTGGCTGGATGAACCTATTTTGGCGTGTCTCTATCTCTCGGTAATTCATCTAAGTTTGTGTTTGATGCTCCTTGGGATAGCCTTTAGGACCCTCTTGAGCCTTGGCAAATTGGTTTGGTCTCAACCTGAGATGGTTTTGTTTTGGTCGGAGCTTTAAAAGTCATGCAAGTCATTGCTGGCAGCAGCTCAATCGGACGTACGCGATCACCAGGCCATCCAGCCCCGACGTCGCGACGTTGGTGCGCTGGGTGCACACGCACGCATGCACATGGCCATGCTGGCTGGTTTCTGCTGCCGCATCTTGGCCGCTGTAGTCACGCCGCTGGCCGCCAACCGTGAGCCACCGCGCCTACTGCTCACTT
Coding sequences within:
- the LOC136454031 gene encoding LOW QUALITY PROTEIN: protein LONG AFTER FAR-RED 3-like (The sequence of the model RefSeq protein was modified relative to this genomic sequence to represent the inferred CDS: deleted 2 bases in 2 codons), which gives rise to MPLPLAAQSALVAAAVAIATATILLPFPWTPPAPRDRFADMVLANATIYTADPASPFADAMAVRGGLVLRVGTYESVKELKGRHTHELSLSGNVVLPGFIDSHVHFIDGGLQLARVPLRGVRSKDDFIGRIKEAVRDKHPGQWILGGGWNNDFWGGELPAAAWLDDISPDNPVWLSRMDGHMGVANSLAMKIAGIDKNTNDPIGGTIIRTTEGEPSGLLVNTAMRLIFDVIEKVSNHERREALLRASKHALMRGVTTVVDVGSYFPGASTEKTWQDFADIYKWAHSMEKMVIRVCLFFPMPTWSRVSDLFDEHGRSLSQWIHLGGVKAFLDGSLGSSSALFHDPYEGDPGNYGLQVTDFDSLLNRTLESDKSGLQVAIHAIGDKANDMLLDMVDKVVDLNGVKDRRFRIEHAQHLAPGAANRFGKHGIIASVQPDHLLDDANSAGNKIGVERAERSSYTFRSLLDGGAQLAFGSDWPVSDINPLQAIRTAMFRKPPGWEVPWIPAERLTLDESLKAHTMSAAYACFLDHAVGSLSEGKYADFVVLPSTSWDEFSNGVPGQVLATYVSGRQAYPS